A section of the Alkalicoccobacillus plakortidis genome encodes:
- a CDS encoding DeoR/GlpR family DNA-binding transcription regulator → MLTVERQEKILDLIKEKHIVKLNELVEATGASESTIRRDLTELEDAKKLKRIHGGATLFQKKRIEPTVAEKSAKNSHEKRQIAQFASTFVEKGDCIFLDAGTTTVEMIPFLKEKQVVVVTNGLSNVVELVEAGIETHVVGGQVKPGTKAFIGRSAIETLETFRFDLAFLGTNGITFDDGCTTPDPQEAFVKAYAKRRSRQSYVLADHTKYGELSFAKFAEIDEVTLITSSFLEQHILDKYREITDIKVVAI, encoded by the coding sequence ATGCTTACTGTGGAACGTCAAGAGAAGATTTTGGATTTAATTAAAGAAAAACATATAGTAAAGCTTAATGAATTGGTTGAGGCGACTGGAGCATCTGAATCAACCATCCGGAGAGACCTAACGGAACTTGAAGACGCAAAGAAATTAAAGCGCATTCATGGAGGGGCGACTCTTTTTCAAAAGAAACGAATTGAGCCAACTGTTGCTGAAAAATCAGCCAAAAACAGTCATGAAAAACGTCAAATCGCCCAGTTTGCATCAACATTTGTTGAAAAAGGGGATTGTATCTTCTTAGATGCTGGAACAACAACTGTGGAAATGATTCCATTCCTAAAAGAAAAGCAAGTCGTTGTTGTCACCAATGGTTTATCAAATGTTGTCGAGCTAGTGGAAGCAGGTATTGAAACACATGTTGTAGGTGGCCAAGTAAAACCTGGTACAAAAGCTTTTATAGGTCGAAGTGCCATTGAGACTCTTGAAACATTTCGTTTTGATTTAGCCTTTCTTGGTACAAACGGAATTACGTTTGATGATGGCTGCACAACTCCGGATCCACAAGAAGCGTTTGTAAAAGCGTATGCAAAAAGACGTTCAAGACAAAGCTACGTGTTAGCGGATCATACAAAGTATGGCGAGCTTTCATTTGCAAAATTTGCTGAGATTGATGAAGTGACTCTAATTACAAGTTCATTTCTTGAACAACATATACTGGATAAGTACAGAGAAATAACAGATATAAAGGTGGTAGCTATATGA
- the treR gene encoding trehalose operon repressor, which translates to MKSKFQLVYEELANQIQKGEWKPEELLPSELELVKTYQASRETIRKALKLLSERGYIQKIQGKGSVVLDRSKIDFPFSGVSSFKELSERMNMNVETDVVAFDEVKPNLDLQDKLQLTSEQYATRIKRVRKVDGERVILDKDDLVSSVVPGLTAEISQNSIYEYLEKKLGLIISFAKKEIVVEEPTDEDLALLDLDGFTNVVVVRGRTYLDDASIFQYTESRHRPDKFRFVNFARREQL; encoded by the coding sequence TTGAAAAGCAAATTCCAATTGGTATATGAAGAGTTGGCCAACCAGATTCAAAAAGGAGAATGGAAGCCTGAAGAGCTGCTTCCTTCAGAATTAGAGTTAGTAAAAACGTATCAGGCTTCACGAGAAACGATTCGAAAAGCACTCAAACTGTTATCAGAGCGAGGCTATATACAAAAGATCCAAGGAAAAGGGTCTGTTGTACTTGACCGCTCTAAAATTGATTTTCCGTTCTCGGGTGTATCAAGCTTTAAAGAATTAAGTGAACGAATGAATATGAATGTGGAAACTGATGTTGTGGCGTTTGATGAAGTGAAGCCTAATTTGGATTTGCAGGACAAGCTGCAGCTAACGAGTGAACAGTATGCTACACGGATCAAACGAGTACGTAAGGTTGATGGAGAGCGGGTTATTTTAGATAAGGATGATTTGGTTAGTTCCGTTGTGCCTGGATTAACGGCGGAAATTAGTCAGAATTCGATCTACGAATATCTTGAGAAAAAACTGGGCCTCATCATTAGTTTTGCAAAAAAAGAAATTGTAGTAGAAGAGCCAACAGATGAGGATCTTGCATTATTGGACTTAGATGGTTTTACAAATGTAGTAGTCGTAAGAGGTAGGACATATTTAGATGATGCTAGCATTTTTCAGTATACGGAATCTAGGCATCGGCCTGATAAGTTTCGTTTTGTTAATTTCGCTAGAAGAGAACAGCTTTAA
- a CDS encoding glutathione peroxidase, whose protein sequence is MSVYDFTVKSSKGEEIPLSKYEGKALLIVNTATKCGFAPQFDGLEKLHQEYADRGFEVLGFPCNQFMNQEPVEDDEMENVCKVNFGVSFPLFAKVDVNGSSAHPLYQYLKKEKKGTIGSDVKWNFTKFLVNQHGEVIERFAPTTKPEKIEPEIQKLLK, encoded by the coding sequence ATGTCTGTTTATGATTTTACGGTGAAATCTTCTAAAGGCGAAGAGATCCCATTGTCGAAGTATGAAGGAAAAGCATTACTCATTGTGAACACAGCAACAAAATGTGGATTTGCTCCACAATTTGATGGCTTGGAGAAGCTACACCAAGAGTATGCGGACAGGGGCTTTGAAGTCCTTGGATTCCCTTGTAATCAATTTATGAATCAAGAGCCAGTTGAAGATGATGAAATGGAAAATGTGTGTAAGGTGAATTTTGGAGTTAGTTTTCCTTTATTCGCTAAAGTCGATGTGAATGGCAGTAGTGCGCATCCACTTTATCAATATCTAAAAAAAGAGAAAAAGGGCACGATTGGATCTGATGTGAAATGGAATTTTACAAAATTCTTGGTCAATCAGCATGGTGAAGTAATTGAGCGTTTTGCGCCAACAACAAAACCAGAAAAAATCGAACCCGAAATTCAAAAGCTGCTGAAATAA
- the mreBH gene encoding rod-share determining protein MreBH has translation MFSNAEIGIDLGTANILVYSKDKGIILNEPSVVALNTETRDVLAVGAEAKSMVGKTPSHIVAVRPLRDGVIADFDVTTSMLKAIMKKASKQLGLSLRKPNVVVCAPSGSTSVERRAILDAVRSCGAKNVHIIEEPVAAAIGADLPVEEPTANVVVDIGGGTTEVAIISFGGVVSCNSVRIGGDKLDEAIIQHVRKQYNVLIGERTAEQIKMEIGYAPIDHEVLSMEVRGRDLVNGLPKTVALQSDEIRHAISEHLLQILEAVRSTLEDCPPELSGDIVDRGVLITGGGALLKGIQDWLSSEISVPVHLAPNPLESVAIGTGRSLKFIDKLQKATV, from the coding sequence ATGTTTTCAAATGCAGAGATTGGTATTGATTTAGGAACTGCAAATATTCTTGTGTATAGTAAAGATAAAGGTATTATTTTAAATGAACCTTCAGTAGTAGCTCTTAATACAGAAACACGTGATGTACTTGCAGTAGGTGCAGAGGCAAAAAGTATGGTAGGTAAAACACCTTCTCATATCGTAGCAGTAAGACCTCTTCGTGATGGTGTCATTGCAGACTTTGATGTAACAACAAGTATGTTAAAAGCGATTATGAAAAAAGCTAGTAAACAATTAGGACTATCACTTCGTAAGCCAAACGTTGTTGTTTGCGCTCCATCAGGTTCAACGTCTGTAGAACGTCGCGCAATTTTAGATGCTGTTCGCAGCTGTGGCGCTAAAAATGTTCATATCATAGAAGAACCTGTCGCAGCAGCTATTGGTGCTGACTTACCCGTAGAAGAGCCTACAGCTAATGTTGTAGTTGATATTGGTGGCGGTACTACAGAAGTAGCGATCATTTCATTTGGTGGAGTTGTTTCTTGTAATTCCGTCCGAATTGGTGGCGACAAGCTTGATGAAGCGATTATTCAACACGTTCGTAAGCAATATAATGTATTAATTGGTGAACGTACAGCTGAACAAATTAAAATGGAAATTGGCTATGCGCCAATTGACCATGAAGTATTAAGTATGGAAGTACGAGGCCGCGACCTTGTGAATGGACTTCCTAAAACTGTTGCACTTCAATCAGATGAGATTCGTCATGCGATTAGCGAACACCTCCTTCAAATTCTTGAAGCTGTTCGTTCCACTTTAGAGGATTGCCCTCCTGAGTTAAGCGGTGATATCGTAGACCGTGGTGTACTCATTACAGGTGGTGGCGCATTATTAAAAGGTATTCAAGACTGGTTATCATCCGAGATTTCGGTCCCAGTTCATCTTGCACCAAATCCACTAGAGTCCGTTGCAATTGGTACAGGTCGTTCATTAAAGTTTATTGATAAACTCCAAAAAGCAACTGTATAA
- the pfkB gene encoding 1-phosphofructokinase, whose protein sequence is MIYTVTLNPAVDYFVELDDLKPGQVNRSRKEHKAPGGKGINVSRVLKRLGHTSQTLGFIGGFTGDYIINTLQEEDITTSFVQVHGDTRINIKMKGTEETELNGTSPEITPNHLAQLIDQLDQLTESDILVLAGSVPGSLDDTIYTEWIHRVKKNGVKVFLDTSGHPLIDAVEAAPTFIKPNQHELSELVGTEINTPEEALPYVRELTAKGIDYVFVTFAGDGAVLGTKEKVLFATTPKGTVQNSVGAGDSTLAGFLAASHKEVSLEEAFRFAVASGSSTAFSKGFCELSHVEELMEQVNISELK, encoded by the coding sequence ATGATATACACGGTCACATTAAACCCGGCTGTTGATTATTTTGTTGAGCTGGATGACCTGAAACCAGGTCAGGTGAACCGATCCAGGAAAGAGCACAAAGCTCCTGGTGGTAAAGGAATTAACGTATCACGTGTGTTAAAAAGACTTGGTCATACTAGTCAAACTCTAGGTTTTATTGGCGGATTTACTGGTGACTATATTATCAATACGTTACAAGAAGAAGATATTACAACAAGCTTTGTTCAAGTTCATGGAGATACACGTATCAACATAAAAATGAAAGGCACTGAAGAGACTGAGTTAAATGGTACGTCGCCAGAAATTACACCAAATCATTTAGCCCAACTCATTGATCAGCTTGACCAATTAACAGAGTCAGACATTCTTGTGCTTGCGGGTAGTGTACCTGGCTCATTGGATGACACCATTTACACAGAATGGATTCATCGAGTGAAGAAAAATGGTGTGAAGGTATTTCTTGATACAAGTGGACATCCATTGATTGACGCAGTTGAAGCTGCACCTACATTCATCAAACCAAATCAACATGAGCTTTCAGAACTAGTAGGGACAGAAATTAACACACCAGAAGAAGCTCTTCCTTACGTGAGAGAGCTTACTGCTAAAGGCATTGACTATGTATTTGTCACATTTGCTGGTGATGGAGCTGTTCTAGGAACAAAGGAAAAGGTGTTATTTGCCACAACTCCTAAAGGAACGGTACAAAATTCTGTAGGTGCTGGTGATTCAACCCTTGCAGGCTTCCTGGCAGCAAGTCATAAGGAAGTCTCGTTAGAAGAGGCCTTTCGCTTCGCTGTCGCTTCTGGTAGTTCTACTGCTTTTTCAAAAGGATTTTGTGAGCTGTCTCATGTTGAAGAACTTATGGAACAAGTAAACATATCTGAGCTTAAATAA
- the rnhA gene encoding ribonuclease H, which yields MAKGKFYVVWKGIQPGIYTSWAECEAQVKGFPGARFKSFPTKAEAEEAFQSKPGSRTATKKTTGTKTKKESVISEDKIIWESISVDVGSRGNPGIVEYKGVDTKTGEILFSHGEIHIGTNNMGEFLAIVHALAYLYEQNDSTTPVYSDSKTAIKWVKDRKANSSLERSIKTEEMWLLIDRAEKWLRENRYSNPILKWETKHWGEIKADYGRK from the coding sequence TTGGCAAAGGGTAAGTTTTATGTTGTTTGGAAAGGGATTCAACCAGGAATTTATACGAGTTGGGCTGAATGTGAAGCCCAAGTAAAAGGATTCCCGGGAGCTAGGTTTAAATCATTTCCTACAAAAGCTGAGGCAGAAGAGGCATTTCAATCAAAGCCAGGATCAAGAACTGCCACAAAAAAAACAACAGGTACAAAGACAAAAAAAGAATCTGTTATCAGTGAAGATAAAATAATTTGGGAAAGTATCTCGGTTGATGTTGGTTCACGAGGAAATCCGGGTATAGTGGAGTATAAGGGTGTGGATACAAAAACAGGAGAGATCCTATTTTCACACGGAGAGATACATATTGGTACAAATAACATGGGTGAATTCCTTGCCATTGTGCATGCTCTTGCTTATTTATATGAACAAAATGATTCAACAACCCCAGTTTATTCTGATTCAAAAACCGCAATTAAATGGGTGAAAGATAGAAAAGCAAATTCAAGCTTGGAGAGATCGATAAAAACGGAAGAGATGTGGCTGTTAATTGATCGTGCAGAAAAATGGCTTAGAGAAAATAGATACAGTAACCCTATTCTAAAATGGGAGACAAAACACTGGGGTGAAATTAAAGCTGACTATGGCAGAAAATAA
- a CDS encoding ABC-F family ATP-binding cassette domain-containing protein, with amino-acid sequence MSMLRVENLHKTFGEKILFDGLSFTIEVKERIGLIGVNGTGKSTLLKVLAGLEGAEEVKLFHANDFTVTYLPQQPDLTEDRTILEQIYHGESIIMKTMRAYEQALIDLERQPENEQVQNRFMTVQQQMDQESAWEANTTAKTILSKLGIQDVSQQIRALSGGQKKRVAIAEALIRPADLLLLDEPTNHLDHETVEWLEGYLANYKGALIVITHDRYFLNRVTNQMYELDQGKLYQYEGNFETYLQKRAEREELEQQTESKRQNLLKRELEWLRRGAKARTTKQKARVQRAEGLRDEAGLTQKQNLDFSIGSQRLGNDVLELNDVAKSYKGHSLFEHVNYLVVPHQRLGIIGSNGTGKTTLLNILAGRITPDAGEVSRGSTVKIGYYTQDDQEIDGDLKVIEYIKEIAEVVYTADGQTVTAEQMLERFLFPRSMQWTYIRRLSGGEKRRLYLLKVLMGEPNVLFLDEPTNDLDIQTLAVLEDYIDQFPGVVITVSHDRYFLDKVVDHLLYLSGSGDAQRFQGDYSEFLEQKQLQEANQQTVQSENTKGKIKTQQVRKLTYKEKQEWESIEEKMEQLEQQATDVAQAIDQAGSDYTQIEKLLAEKQRLEKALEETMDRWTELSEIVEATKA; translated from the coding sequence ATGAGTATGTTGCGCGTCGAAAACCTGCATAAGACATTTGGAGAGAAGATATTATTTGATGGTCTCTCTTTTACAATAGAAGTTAAAGAAAGAATCGGCTTAATTGGTGTAAATGGAACAGGTAAATCAACACTTTTAAAGGTACTAGCAGGACTTGAAGGTGCAGAAGAAGTAAAGCTTTTTCATGCCAATGATTTTACCGTTACCTATCTTCCACAGCAACCAGACTTAACAGAGGATCGCACAATTTTGGAGCAAATCTATCATGGTGAATCGATCATTATGAAAACGATGCGTGCATATGAGCAAGCGCTAATTGATCTTGAACGCCAACCTGAAAATGAACAAGTTCAAAATCGTTTTATGACCGTTCAACAGCAGATGGACCAGGAATCTGCTTGGGAGGCCAATACAACGGCTAAAACCATTCTATCTAAGCTAGGCATTCAGGATGTGAGTCAGCAGATTCGTGCACTTTCAGGTGGACAGAAAAAAAGGGTTGCGATTGCGGAGGCATTAATACGTCCAGCTGATTTATTATTGTTAGATGAACCGACCAACCATCTTGATCATGAGACGGTAGAGTGGCTAGAAGGCTATTTAGCCAATTATAAGGGTGCACTTATTGTGATAACCCATGATCGTTACTTTCTTAACCGAGTAACCAATCAAATGTACGAGCTCGATCAAGGTAAACTCTATCAATATGAGGGAAACTTTGAGACATACTTACAAAAGCGTGCAGAGCGTGAAGAACTTGAACAGCAGACAGAGAGCAAACGACAGAACCTGCTAAAGCGCGAATTAGAATGGCTTAGACGGGGAGCAAAGGCACGTACCACCAAACAGAAGGCACGTGTTCAGAGAGCTGAAGGCTTGCGTGATGAGGCAGGTCTTACGCAGAAACAGAATCTTGATTTTTCGATCGGATCACAACGATTAGGCAATGACGTTCTTGAGTTAAACGATGTAGCTAAGTCTTATAAAGGTCATTCTTTATTTGAACATGTAAACTATTTAGTCGTTCCGCATCAGAGGTTAGGCATCATTGGATCAAATGGTACAGGAAAAACAACGCTTCTTAATATCCTAGCAGGCAGGATCACACCTGATGCAGGTGAGGTAAGCCGCGGTTCTACCGTTAAAATTGGATACTACACTCAGGATGATCAGGAAATTGATGGAGATCTAAAGGTCATTGAATACATAAAAGAAATAGCAGAGGTTGTGTATACAGCCGATGGACAAACGGTTACAGCTGAACAAATGCTAGAACGGTTTTTATTTCCTCGAAGCATGCAATGGACCTACATTAGACGCCTATCCGGGGGAGAAAAACGCCGCCTGTATTTATTAAAAGTACTAATGGGTGAACCAAACGTTCTCTTTTTAGATGAGCCAACAAATGATCTTGATATACAGACCTTAGCTGTATTAGAAGATTATATTGATCAATTTCCAGGTGTTGTTATAACCGTATCACATGATCGCTATTTTCTAGATAAAGTGGTAGATCACCTGTTATATCTTAGTGGCAGTGGCGACGCCCAACGTTTTCAAGGTGATTATAGTGAATTTCTTGAACAAAAACAGCTGCAAGAAGCTAATCAGCAAACTGTCCAATCTGAAAACACTAAAGGAAAAATTAAAACACAGCAAGTGCGAAAGTTAACCTATAAAGAGAAACAAGAATGGGAAAGCATTGAAGAGAAAATGGAACAACTAGAGCAGCAAGCAACTGATGTGGCTCAAGCAATTGACCAGGCCGGCAGTGATTACACTCAAATTGAAAAGTTACTAGCAGAAAAGCAACGGCTAGAAAAAGCATTAGAAGAGACAATGGATCGTTGGACAGAACTCTCTGAAATTGTAGAAGCAACAAAAGCATAA
- a CDS encoding thiol-disulfide oxidoreductase DCC family protein, protein MENSRGIILFDGVCNLCNKGVDFIIKRDKNRYFYYTSLQSEKGQELKRKYQISEQTDSMILIEGDCAFTHADAILRIVRNLPLRWRIFLVAYLIPPTWRNRLYQFIARHRFRFFGKKDSCRLPTPEERAQFL, encoded by the coding sequence ATGGAGAACTCTAGAGGAATTATTCTATTTGATGGCGTATGTAATTTGTGTAATAAAGGTGTTGATTTTATCATAAAACGTGATAAAAATCGTTATTTTTATTATACATCGCTGCAGTCTGAAAAAGGTCAAGAGTTGAAAAGGAAATATCAGATTAGCGAACAAACGGATTCAATGATTTTGATAGAGGGTGATTGTGCCTTTACTCATGCAGATGCCATTTTACGAATTGTTCGGAACTTACCTTTAAGGTGGAGGATTTTTTTAGTCGCGTACTTGATTCCGCCAACATGGAGGAATCGCTTATATCAATTTATCGCACGCCACCGATTTCGTTTTTTTGGCAAAAAAGATTCATGTCGATTGCCAACTCCTGAAGAAAGAGCACAGTTTCTATAA